In one Massilia endophytica genomic region, the following are encoded:
- a CDS encoding cysteine hydrolase family protein — translation MSSALLIIDMQQELCFGGEAAFEARRVVERINIVSAKARAAHIPVFMIQHEEEEGALQHGSEGWQLAQGLATAPSDLHVRKHTPDSFHQTPLQALLEERGITSLAICGLQSDFCVDTTTRRALALGYPVTLVTDGHSTVDNGVLPAAQISAHHTRTLSNIGSFGPRVTPLMAAEVQF, via the coding sequence ATGAGCTCTGCCCTCCTCATCATCGACATGCAGCAGGAACTATGTTTCGGCGGCGAAGCCGCCTTCGAGGCCCGGCGCGTCGTCGAGCGCATCAACATCGTCTCCGCCAAGGCGCGCGCGGCGCATATTCCGGTGTTCATGATCCAGCATGAGGAAGAGGAAGGCGCCCTGCAGCACGGGAGCGAGGGCTGGCAGCTCGCGCAGGGCCTGGCTACCGCACCTTCCGACCTGCACGTGCGCAAGCACACGCCCGACTCCTTTCACCAGACGCCGCTGCAGGCGCTGCTGGAGGAGCGCGGCATCACCTCGCTGGCCATCTGCGGCCTGCAGAGCGACTTCTGCGTGGACACGACCACTCGCCGCGCCCTGGCGCTGGGCTATCCGGTGACGCTGGTGACCGACGGCCATTCGACGGTGGATAATGGCGTGCTGCCTGCCGCGCAGATCAGCGCCCACCACACGCGCACGCTGTCGAACATCGGCAGCTTCGGCCCGAGGGTGACGCCGCTGATGGCGGCGGAGGTACAGTTTTGA
- a CDS encoding Lrp/AsnC family transcriptional regulator has protein sequence MKNHSLDAASVRILAELQNNGRMSTAELAEAVGLSATPCWRRQKELEDNGYITRYAALVDRRKVGLMVCCIAHVSLNRHSAGVVEAFESAMQARPEVVECYETTGNSDYTIKVIVPDMEGYQNFLHEVMFKLQGVSQINTNVALREVKYKTALPL, from the coding sequence ATGAAAAATCATTCTCTTGACGCCGCCTCCGTGCGGATCCTGGCCGAACTGCAGAACAACGGGCGCATGTCGACCGCGGAACTGGCCGAAGCCGTCGGCCTCTCCGCCACGCCGTGCTGGCGGCGCCAGAAGGAGCTGGAGGACAACGGCTACATCACCCGCTATGCGGCCCTGGTGGACCGGCGCAAGGTGGGCCTCATGGTGTGCTGCATCGCGCATGTATCGCTCAACCGGCACTCGGCGGGCGTGGTGGAGGCCTTCGAGAGCGCCATGCAGGCCAGGCCCGAAGTGGTGGAGTGCTATGAAACGACGGGGAATTCCGACTACACCATCAAGGTCATCGTGCCGGACATGGAGGGCTACCAGAACTTCCTGCACGAAGTGATGTTCAAGCTGCAGGGCGTTTCGCAGATCAACACCAACGTCGCACTGCGCGAAGTAAAATACAAGACTGCCCTGCCGCTGTAG